The sequence TGATGAGATTATTATAAACGGAATGGAACCATTGATCACTGTTTCCCATTATGAAATGCCGTTGCATTTAGCGACTGAATACAATGGATGGTATAGCCGAAAAACAATTGATTTTTTTGTTCGTTACTGTGAAGTGTTGTTTAATCGTTATAAAGACAAAGTAAAGTATTGGATTCTCGTCAACCAAATTAACCTAATTACGTTTGAATCCTTTAATCATCTCGGCATTCCAGCAGATCGTGTCGAAAACTTATTGGAAGCCAAATACCAGGGAGCACACAATGAGCTCGTTGCTTGTGCAAGAGCAACGAAAATAGCCAAAGAAATAAATCCCGACATGCAAATCGGCATGATGCTTTTTGACGCCATTTCTCACCCTGCCACTTGCAAACCGGAAGATGTACTGGCAACGGTCAAACGCAATCAAATGGAATACTATTTCTCTGATATTCTCATGCGTGGCAAGTATCCAAATTATGCGTTCCGCTTCTTTGAAGAAAATAATCTTGATATTCAATTCGGTGAAAACGATGAGGAAGATTTCAAACATACAGCCGATTTCTTTAGCTTCTCTTATTACTATACACGGATCTCTGATGCAGAGAGCGTCAAGCAACTGAACTCTGCAAAATTAAATCCAGAGCTGAAAGCAAGCGACTGGGGCTGGTCGATTGATCCGGTCGGATTAAGAACAGCTTTAAATTTGTACTATGACCGTTACCAAAAACCGATTATGATTACCGAAAACGGCATCGGCGCTTTTGACAAAGTTGATGAAAACGGGGAAATCCATGACCCGTATCGTATCGATTTCCTTAAACGCCATATTGAACAAATAAAAGAAGCAATTAAAGATGGTGTGGAAGTAATTGGCTACTACCCGTGGGGGCCAATCGATATTGTCAGTTGCTCCTCATCCGAAATGTCGAAACGGTATGGCTTTATCTATGTCGATAAGGATGATTATGGAAATGGAACGCTTGAGCGGAAGAAGAAAGACAGTTTTTATTGGTACCAAAAGGTCCTTGCCACAAATGGAGAAGATTTAGGTTCTTAAATGACTGTGTGTCGATTGTCATCGGCATTCAGTGCGGATGTTCCCGTTATCATCATTGCAACCATGAAACCATCATAGAAACAGACAAGCCGGTTACACCTTAGTGGTGTTAACCGGCCATTTTTGTCTTTCGACGCCAACACGACGTTAAATCCCTCGTTTCTGAGCCATATCTCTTCCATTATCGAGTCGCATTTAGCATAATAAAAGAGAGAGGAAGCCGACTTGCGAGAAGGAAGGAGGCCGTTATGGACAAGCCTGTCCTATTAATTACAGGTGGAAGCAGTGGTATGGGCAAAGCAATTGCTAAACAGTTTGCCGAGGAAGGAGCGTTTGTTGCCATTTGTGCACGAAATGGCGACAAATTAACGCAAGCCAAACAGGAAATTGAAACATTCCCTGGTCAAGTGGCGACCTATGAAGTCGATGTGCGGAACCGGGCTGATGTCGAAAAGATGGTAACAGCGATTTACGAATCGCTCGGACCATTGACCGGAGTCGTCAACAATGCGGCTGGGAACTTTTTATGTCCAGCTGAAGACTTGTCCGAAAATGGTTGGAAAGCGGTCATTGACATCGTTTTACATGGAACGTGGCATGTCACGCAAACAGTTGGAAAGCGCTGGATTGCTGACGATACAAAAGGGTCGATCATCAACATTGTCGCCACCTATGCATGGACAGGCGGCCCAGGAGTCGTCCATTCAGCCAGCGCCAAAGCGGGCGTCCTAGCGATGACGAAAACGTTGGCCGTCGAATGGGGAAGCCAGTATGGGATACGGGTCAATGCGATTGCACCCGGCCCGATTGAAAACACAGGCGGCGTAGAAAAACTGCTTCAAGATGAGCATGCTCATGCTAAAGCGGTAAAAAGCATCCCCCTTAACCGCTTTGGCAAGGCGACAGAAGTGGCCAAACTTGCTTCGTATTTGTTGTCTCCAGATGGGGCTTACATTAACGGCACTTGTATCACGATTGATGGGGGTCAACACATTGGCCAGTCTGGCTTTCAAACGGGCGCTGCCACATTTCGCACGTAACCACAACCCGCAGGGGCAACCTTGCGGGGATTGTTCATTCCTCGGAAGGGATGCTGTGGTTAAAAAAAACAAAATCGGGTATAAACTAAAAAGCGCCTAATCATAAGGGGGAGAAGTATAACGTGATTGCCTTTGAGCAAGTCTCTAAAGTATATGCCGACGGCACAACAGCTGTAAACAAGCTCTCCTTTAAAGTTGAAAAAGGGGAATTCTTTGTGTTAATTGGCCCGAGTGGCTGTGGGAAAACCACAACCCTTAAAATGATTAATCGTCTAATTGAACCTTCTTCTGGCGCGATTTTCATTGGCGGCCAACATACTGCTCATGCAAACATTCATGAACTGCGCTGGAACATTGGTTATGTTTTACAACAGATCGCGTTATTTCCGAATATGTCTGTGGCAGAAAACATTGGGATTGTGCCAGAAATGAAACAATGGAAAAAGTCGACGATTGAAAAGCGCGTCGATGAATTGCTTGATTTAGTTGGACTTGAACCTAAGATTTACCGAGAGCGCATGCCAAGTGATTTATCCGGCGGTCAACAACAACGTGTTGGCGTGGCGCGAGCACTTGCGGCTGATCCGGATATTTTGTTAATGGACGAGCCGTTCAGCGCCCTTGACCCGTTGTCGAGGAGCCAGCTCCAACAAGATATTAAAGCATTGCAACAAACGATTCAGAAAACAGTTGTGTTTGTCACACACGACATGGAAGAAGCGGCGAAACTCGGCAGCCGCATTGGGGTGATGGAAAAAGGGGAAATCGTGCAAATTGGTTCGGCCCAGGAACTAAGGGAAAATCCGCGTACAAGCCTTGTGAAAGAAATGATGGGACGGACAATCTCCCCTGGGAACTTGCCACTAAAAGACGTGATGATGCCTGTCTACAAAAGCGCCTACGTAAAAGAAAGAGCGAACACGAATCAAGCCGAGTTGCAATATGAAATCAACGATAAGCAGGAACTAATCCGCGCTTTTTATCATGGCGTTTTGCTTGATGACCCGTTGACTTTAAATCGGGACAGCACGCTTGAGCAAGCGTTTGAAGCTTTACAAAAACAAGGAGTGCCAGCCCTTCCAGTCAAGGAAGGAAATCACCTAATTGGCACCATTTCTTATGAAGACTTGGCTAAACTGAGCCTAAAAACACTTTAATTTAGCACTGTCCGCGTGCATACAAAATGGGGAAGAACTGCTAGCTTAAGCAGGACAGCGTTCGCGCGCTTTAAGCATGCATCACAAAGATATGGCTACCTTTTGGACATCTAATATGAACCTTTTTCAAGAGCGTTCAGATTTACTAATACGCGCATTTTGGGAACACATTCAATTGTCGCTTGCTTCCTTGCTAATTGCAGTGGCGATTGGCGTGCCACTAGGGATTTTGCTTACTCGTTACAAACGAATATCAGAGTGGGTGATCGGCACTGCAGCCGTCTTGCAAACGATCCCATCGCTCGCCTTGCTTGGCTTTTTAGTCCTTTTTGTCGGGATTGGCACGACTCCGGCCATCATTGCGCTTACTGCCTACGCGTTACTGCCGATTTTGCGCAATACATATACAGGAATTAAAGGCATTGACCCATCCCTGATCGAGGCGGCGAAAGGAATGGGCATGAATTCATACCGCCGTTTGCTGAAAGTAGAGCTACCCATCGCCATGCCAACTGTCATGGCAGGCATCCGTACATCAATGGTTCTGATCGTCGGCACTGCCACCCTGGCAGCGCTTGTTGGCGGCGGCGGACTTGGGCAAATCATTATGACCGGTATTCAGCGGACAAGCAATGAATACATTTTATTCGGCGCTCTTCCAGCTGCGTTGCTTGCGCTAGCACTCGATTTTGTGTTGCGTTTCAGCGAGAAGCGAGCAGCGCATGCACAAGGAACAACGTATAAACCCCTTGCGAGCGTGCTCCTTGTTGCCATTGCCATCGTCGCGATTTCGCCGATCGCTTCCTTTATTCAAAGCGATGAACCAGATTTAGTTATCGGCGGAAAACTTGGCCCTGAACCACCAATCCTCGCCAATATGTATAAACACTTAATTGAACAAGACACCGACCTTACGGTTGAAGTGGTGGCCCCTCTTGGTGAGACAAGCGTGAACTTCAACGCCTTACGTGTAGGAGATATTGATCTCTATCCAGAATTTACAGGGACCGTTCTTGGTGATTTGTTAGGAACAGAAGATTTCAGTTATCATGAACGGACATCCTACGAACAAGCACGCGATGGCCTCCTTGCTGAATACGGCGACGTGTTGCTTGAGCCGATGGCCTTTCAAAACACGTATGCGCTGGCGATGCCACGGGAACAGGCTGAACAACTCAACATCAAGAAAATAAGCGATTTGAGCCCTTACGCTACTAAACTTCACGTCGGTTTCAGCTTTGAATTCATGGACAGACAAGATGGCTATCTTGGTTTTGAGGAAGCGTATGGCTTTTCGTTTGAACACGTCACATCGATTGACGTTTCCACTCGCTACCAAGCGATCGCAAACGAGAGCATAGACGTAAGCGACGTTTTCTCGACAGACCCGCAACTTGTCCAGTATGATATGGTTGTTCTAGAAGATGACCAGTCGTTGTTTCCGCCTTACCAAGCAGCACCGCTAGTAAGCAAAACCGCGATTGAAGAATATCCTGAATTGGAGTCGATTTTAAACCAACTCGCCGGCCTTGGTTCTGTCGAAGAAATATCTGAATTGAACTATCGCGTGGACATTAACGACGAAGATCCTTATCAAGTAGCAGGCGAGTTTTTGCAAGAGAAAGGCCTACTGAAAGACGAAAAGGAGTGAATACAGATGAAAAACCCAAGTGATGAACGAATTAAGGAACTGCTTCATACGAAAAAGCGCATTGCCGTTGTTGGCTTATCCGACAATCCGGAACGCACGTCTTACATGGTATCCGAGGCGATGCAAAAAGCAGGATACACGATTATCCCTGTCAACCCCCGCGTCGATAAAGTGCTCGGTGAAAAAGCATACCCATCACTCCTCGATATTGAGGGTGAAGTCGATCTCGTTAACGTTTTTCGCCGCAGCGAGTTTCTCCCTGAGATTGCCAGAGACACAGTCGAAGCAGGTATTGGCGTCTTTTGGTCGCAATTAGGCGTCGTTAACGAGGAAGCGTATGATTATTTGCAAGCACATGGGGTCGAAACGGTCATGGACCGTTGCATCAAAGTTGAGCATGCTAAGTTTAAATGAGCGCAAGCCCGCACCTATGATGCGGGCTTGATTTTGTCAAGCAAGATAGCCAGGCATTTGCAACAACAAAGATAAACATGGTAAGGTGCTATTAGAAAAAACTGTTGCATACAGGAAAACAATGGTTAAAATGAAGAAGGGCAAGCCATTATTTCACCTACACAGAACAAACATTCGTATTTGTTATTCGTTATGGTATAATCGATTTATAGATAAATGGAAGGGAGAACGGAATGGCAAAACAGCACGTGGAATACAATGAGGATGCCATTCAAGTCTTAGAAGGACTTGAAGCGGTACGCAAGCGGCCTGGCATGTACATCGGCTCAACTGATGTGCGCGGGCTGCACCATCTTGTTTATGAAATTGTCGATAATGCCGTCGATGAAGCACTCGGCGGCTACGGAAGCACAATAAAAGTAACGATCCATAAAGATCAGAGTGTCTCGATTGAGGATGAAGGGCGGGGGATGCCCGTCGGCATGCACCGTTCCGGAAAGCCGACACCGGAAGTCATTTTCACCGTCCTTCATGCTGGAGGCAAATTCGGCCAAGGCGGATATGCGACAAGTGGCGGACTGCACGGAGTTGGCGCTTCCGTTGTCAATGCCTTATCGGAATGGCTCGAAGTGGAGATTAAACGGGATGGCTATCGATACACGCAACGTTTCGAACAAGGCGGTAAGCCGGTCACAACGCTTGAGAAAAAAGGCAAAACACGCGCCTCAGGCACGACTGTCCGTTTTAAGCCAGATGAAGGCATTTTCTCAACGATTCAGTTTAATAGCGAAATATTGGCGGAAAGACTTCGAGAAGCGGCTTTTCTATTGAAAGGCGTCCAGATTGAATTAACGGACAAGCGCCCTGGAAAAGAACTTCATGAAGTGTTTAAGTTTGATACGGGGCTTGAAGCCTTTGTCGACTATTTAAATGAAGGAAAAGAAGCGCTTCATCCAGTCGTGTCCTTTTCTGGAAGCGCCAATGACATCCAAATGGACTTTTCCTTTCAATTTCACGATGCCTATACGGAAAATGTGCTTTCTTTCGTTAATAATGTCCGTACACGGGACGGCGGCACACACGAGCTAGGCGCGAAAACAGCGATGACCCGCATCATGAATGAACATGCACGTAAAATTGGCGTTTTAAAAGAGAAAGACAAAAACTTAGATGGATCGGATATACGGGAAGGATTCACGGCGGTCGTCTCGGTTCGCGTTCCAGAAGCAAAACTGCAATTCGAAGGGCAAACGAAAAGCAAGCTAGGGACGCCAGAAGCCCGTTCTGCTGTCGATGCGATTGTCTCGGAAAATCTCAGTTATTTTCTTGAAGAAAATCCGGCTGTGGCAACGATGTTGCTTAAAAAAGCGATCAAAGCAGCACAGGCGCGGGAAGCTGCACGTAAAGCCAGGGAAGATGCGCGCAACGGCAAGAAAAACAAGCGCAAAGATGTGTTGCTGAGCGGCAAGTTAACGCCAGCTCAGTCGCGGAACCCAGCCCGTAATGAACTGTACTTGGTCGAGGGCGACTCTGCTGGCGGCTCAGCCAAACAAGGGCGTGACCGCAAATTCCAAGCTGTTCTTCCCCTTAGGGGAAAAGTCATCAATACCGAAAAAGCCAAGCTTGATGACATTATGAAAAACGAAGAAATCCGCACGATTATCCATACAATTGGCGCTGGCGTAGGAGCCGATTTTGATAGTGCTGACTGCAATTATGACAAAGTCGTCATTATGACAGATGCTGATACAGACGGTGCTCATATTCAAGTGCTGTTGCTTACGTTTTTCTATCGCTACATGAAACCGCTCATAGATGAAGGGAAAATTTACATCGCCTTGCCTCCTTTATACAAAGTAAGCAAAGGCAGCGGTAAAAAAGAGCAAGTCGAGTATGCATGGGATGAAAACGAGCTTCAGTCTGCGTTAAAGAAAGTCGGCAGGGGGTCGACTGTCCAACGTTACAAAGGGCTCGGCGAAATGAACGCCACCCAGCTATGGGAAACGACAATGGACCCAGCGACACGGACGTTGATCCGCGTCCGTTTGGAAGACGCGGCACGGGCTGAGAAACATGTGGCCACGCTTATGGGCGATAAAGTCGAACCGCGCCGTAAGTGGATTGAAAGCCATGTTGCCTTTGGGCTAGAAGAGGACACAAATATTTTGGAAAACGAGAATCTGCAAGTAGGGGAGGAAGCGTAAGTGGCAAAATCAGAACGTTATCTCGACCTTCCTTTAGAAGATGTCATCGGCGACCGTTTTAGCCGCTACAGCAAATACATTATCCAGGAACGGGCATTGCCTGATGCCAGAGACGGACTAAAACCTGTGCAACGCCGTATTTTGTATGCGATGTACAATGAAGGCAATACGGCCGATAAACCGTATCGAAAGGCAGCCAAAACCGTTGGGAACGTCATCGGCAATTACCATCCCCATGGCGACAGTTCTGTGTATGAAGCAATGGTCCGCATGAGCCAAGAATGGAAAGTACGTGAACAATTAATCGACATGCACGGCAACAACGGTTCGGTTGATGGTGATCCACCTGCGGCCATGCGTTATACGGAAGCGCGGCTATCGGCAATTAGCGCTGAGTTGATGCGTGATTTAGATAAAGGCACAGTCGACTACATCCCGAACTTTGATGATTCGATTGAAGAGCCCGTCGTCTTGCCAGCGATGTTTCCAAATTTGCTTGTGAATGGTTCAACAGGTATTTCGGCTGGTTATGCGACAGACATACCGCCTCATCACTTGCCAGAGATCATTGATGGCATTACGTTGTTGATGCAAAAGCCAAATACGAGCCTTGATGAATTATTAGAAATTATTAAAGGCCCTGACTTCCCTACTGGCGGAATTGTCCAAGGCTCAAACGGCATCCGCCAAGCTTATGAAACAGGGAAAGGCAAAATCGTCGTCCGTGGACGGACAGCGATTGAAGAAACGCGTGGCGGCCGCAAGCAGATTGTCATTACTGAAATTCCTTATGAAGTAGTAAAAGCGAGCTTAGTTAAAAAAATGGATGAAATCCGATTTGACAAAAAAGTAGACGGTATTGCTGAAGTCCGGGACGATACAGACCGTACCGGGATGCGCATTGTCGTTGAACTGAAAAAGGAAGCCGATCCAGAAGCGATTCTCCATTACCTGTTTAAAAATACTGATTTGCAAGTGACGTACCACTTTAACATGGTAGCGATACACAATAAAACACCTAAGTTAATGGGGCTGCGCGACCTGATGCAAGCGTACATCGACCATCAAAAGCAAGTGTTTACGCGCCGCTCCCAATTTGAGCTTAGGAAAGCAGTTGACCGCGCCCACATTGTGGAAGGCCTGATGAAAGCTGTTTCCATTTTGGATGAAGTGATTGCTGTGATCCGTGCTTCAAAAGATAAAAAAGACGCAAAAGCCAATTTGCAAAGCCAGTTTGGCTTTACTGAACCACAAGCAGAAGCGATCGTCACACTCCAACTTTACCGCCTGACCAATACCGATATAACGACGCTTCAAAAAGAAGCAGAAGAGCTTGAAAAACGGATTGCCGAATTAAAAGCGATTTTGGCCAGCGAAAAGAAACTCATTTCCGTCATTAAAAAGGAATTAAACCAAATTAAGAAGACATTTGCTTCTCCGCGCCGAACCGAA is a genomic window of Shouchella clausii containing:
- a CDS encoding glycoside hydrolase family 1 protein; this encodes MRKNPDTFPKNFLWGGAIAANQAEGAYLEGGKGLCVADINKFTDRVDIKKKANLELTTEDIQSAIEDKEGHYPKRTAIDFYHRYKEDLRMLAETGMNSFRTSINWARIFPNGDEAEPNEEGLKFYDNLIDEIIINGMEPLITVSHYEMPLHLATEYNGWYSRKTIDFFVRYCEVLFNRYKDKVKYWILVNQINLITFESFNHLGIPADRVENLLEAKYQGAHNELVACARATKIAKEINPDMQIGMMLFDAISHPATCKPEDVLATVKRNQMEYYFSDILMRGKYPNYAFRFFEENNLDIQFGENDEEDFKHTADFFSFSYYYTRISDAESVKQLNSAKLNPELKASDWGWSIDPVGLRTALNLYYDRYQKPIMITENGIGAFDKVDENGEIHDPYRIDFLKRHIEQIKEAIKDGVEVIGYYPWGPIDIVSCSSSEMSKRYGFIYVDKDDYGNGTLERKKKDSFYWYQKVLATNGEDLGS
- the fadH gene encoding 2,4-dienoyl-CoA reductase, which translates into the protein MDKPVLLITGGSSGMGKAIAKQFAEEGAFVAICARNGDKLTQAKQEIETFPGQVATYEVDVRNRADVEKMVTAIYESLGPLTGVVNNAAGNFLCPAEDLSENGWKAVIDIVLHGTWHVTQTVGKRWIADDTKGSIINIVATYAWTGGPGVVHSASAKAGVLAMTKTLAVEWGSQYGIRVNAIAPGPIENTGGVEKLLQDEHAHAKAVKSIPLNRFGKATEVAKLASYLLSPDGAYINGTCITIDGGQHIGQSGFQTGAATFRT
- a CDS encoding ABC transporter ATP-binding protein encodes the protein MIAFEQVSKVYADGTTAVNKLSFKVEKGEFFVLIGPSGCGKTTTLKMINRLIEPSSGAIFIGGQHTAHANIHELRWNIGYVLQQIALFPNMSVAENIGIVPEMKQWKKSTIEKRVDELLDLVGLEPKIYRERMPSDLSGGQQQRVGVARALAADPDILLMDEPFSALDPLSRSQLQQDIKALQQTIQKTVVFVTHDMEEAAKLGSRIGVMEKGEIVQIGSAQELRENPRTSLVKEMMGRTISPGNLPLKDVMMPVYKSAYVKERANTNQAELQYEINDKQELIRAFYHGVLLDDPLTLNRDSTLEQAFEALQKQGVPALPVKEGNHLIGTISYEDLAKLSLKTL
- a CDS encoding ABC transporter permease/substrate-binding protein — its product is MNLFQERSDLLIRAFWEHIQLSLASLLIAVAIGVPLGILLTRYKRISEWVIGTAAVLQTIPSLALLGFLVLFVGIGTTPAIIALTAYALLPILRNTYTGIKGIDPSLIEAAKGMGMNSYRRLLKVELPIAMPTVMAGIRTSMVLIVGTATLAALVGGGGLGQIIMTGIQRTSNEYILFGALPAALLALALDFVLRFSEKRAAHAQGTTYKPLASVLLVAIAIVAISPIASFIQSDEPDLVIGGKLGPEPPILANMYKHLIEQDTDLTVEVVAPLGETSVNFNALRVGDIDLYPEFTGTVLGDLLGTEDFSYHERTSYEQARDGLLAEYGDVLLEPMAFQNTYALAMPREQAEQLNIKKISDLSPYATKLHVGFSFEFMDRQDGYLGFEEAYGFSFEHVTSIDVSTRYQAIANESIDVSDVFSTDPQLVQYDMVVLEDDQSLFPPYQAAPLVSKTAIEEYPELESILNQLAGLGSVEEISELNYRVDINDEDPYQVAGEFLQEKGLLKDEKE
- a CDS encoding CoA-binding protein → MKNPSDERIKELLHTKKRIAVVGLSDNPERTSYMVSEAMQKAGYTIIPVNPRVDKVLGEKAYPSLLDIEGEVDLVNVFRRSEFLPEIARDTVEAGIGVFWSQLGVVNEEAYDYLQAHGVETVMDRCIKVEHAKFK
- the parE gene encoding DNA topoisomerase IV subunit B, encoding MAKQHVEYNEDAIQVLEGLEAVRKRPGMYIGSTDVRGLHHLVYEIVDNAVDEALGGYGSTIKVTIHKDQSVSIEDEGRGMPVGMHRSGKPTPEVIFTVLHAGGKFGQGGYATSGGLHGVGASVVNALSEWLEVEIKRDGYRYTQRFEQGGKPVTTLEKKGKTRASGTTVRFKPDEGIFSTIQFNSEILAERLREAAFLLKGVQIELTDKRPGKELHEVFKFDTGLEAFVDYLNEGKEALHPVVSFSGSANDIQMDFSFQFHDAYTENVLSFVNNVRTRDGGTHELGAKTAMTRIMNEHARKIGVLKEKDKNLDGSDIREGFTAVVSVRVPEAKLQFEGQTKSKLGTPEARSAVDAIVSENLSYFLEENPAVATMLLKKAIKAAQAREAARKAREDARNGKKNKRKDVLLSGKLTPAQSRNPARNELYLVEGDSAGGSAKQGRDRKFQAVLPLRGKVINTEKAKLDDIMKNEEIRTIIHTIGAGVGADFDSADCNYDKVVIMTDADTDGAHIQVLLLTFFYRYMKPLIDEGKIYIALPPLYKVSKGSGKKEQVEYAWDENELQSALKKVGRGSTVQRYKGLGEMNATQLWETTMDPATRTLIRVRLEDAARAEKHVATLMGDKVEPRRKWIESHVAFGLEEDTNILENENLQVGEEA
- the parC gene encoding DNA topoisomerase IV subunit A; the encoded protein is MAKSERYLDLPLEDVIGDRFSRYSKYIIQERALPDARDGLKPVQRRILYAMYNEGNTADKPYRKAAKTVGNVIGNYHPHGDSSVYEAMVRMSQEWKVREQLIDMHGNNGSVDGDPPAAMRYTEARLSAISAELMRDLDKGTVDYIPNFDDSIEEPVVLPAMFPNLLVNGSTGISAGYATDIPPHHLPEIIDGITLLMQKPNTSLDELLEIIKGPDFPTGGIVQGSNGIRQAYETGKGKIVVRGRTAIEETRGGRKQIVITEIPYEVVKASLVKKMDEIRFDKKVDGIAEVRDDTDRTGMRIVVELKKEADPEAILHYLFKNTDLQVTYHFNMVAIHNKTPKLMGLRDLMQAYIDHQKQVFTRRSQFELRKAVDRAHIVEGLMKAVSILDEVIAVIRASKDKKDAKANLQSQFGFTEPQAEAIVTLQLYRLTNTDITTLQKEAEELEKRIAELKAILASEKKLISVIKKELNQIKKTFASPRRTEIRAEIEEIKINMDMLIASEDVRVTITKAGYVKRTSLRSYSASSQDGPGMKEGDRLLLSQEANTTDVVLLFTKRGSYLYVPVHSLPDIRWKDDGQHVANLVAIDADDEIIAAQIIREFAETKYLLFITRAGMAKRSTLNLYQAQRYSKPLMALKLKEGDEVVRVLLTDGQQELFVATASGYGLWFSEEDVSLVGQRAAGVKGINLKEGDSCIGAEAFGLEDSVEFLVATHRGAVKKMAITEFEKSSRAKRGVLMLRELKNNPHRLVGLKRVRSQDETFAIETAKGDMIEVSPKDYRRADRYSNGSYAFDQHESGDALTLVRVIQ